From Vigna unguiculata cultivar IT97K-499-35 chromosome 5, ASM411807v1, whole genome shotgun sequence, the proteins below share one genomic window:
- the LOC114185332 gene encoding LOW QUALITY PROTEIN: ADP-ribosylation factor GTPase-activating protein AGD3 (The sequence of the model RefSeq protein was modified relative to this genomic sequence to represent the inferred CDS: inserted 1 base in 1 codon) — translation MQFAKLDDSPMFRKQIQCMEESAESLRERSLKFYKGCRKYTEGLGEAYDGDIAFASALETFGGGHNDPISVAFGGPVMTKFTIALREIGTYKEVLRSQVEHMLNDRLLQFVNIDLQEVKEARKRFDKASLIYDQTRERFLSLRKGTKTDVATALEEELHSARSTFEQARFNLVTALSTVEAKKRFEFLEAVSGTMDAHLRYFKQGYELLHQMEPYINQVLTYAQQSRERSNYEQAALNERMQEYKRQIDRESRWSSNGSNGSPNGDGIQAIGRSSHKMIEAVMQSAAKGKVQTIRQGYLSKRSSNLRGDWKRRFFVLDSRGMLYYYRKQCSKSSGSSSQHSGQRNSSELGSGLLSRWLSSHHHGGVHDEKSVAHHTVNLLTSTIKVDADQSDLRFCFRIISPTKNYTLQAESALDQMDWIEKITGVIASLLSSQIPERMLPASPMGSGHHRSTSESSSFESSDFDHSAVEECAADRSLASAHLERPSRSLQQQRSCTKSEKPIDVLRRVCGNDKCADCGAPEPDWASLNLGVLVCIECSGVHRNLGVHISKVRSLTLDVKVWEPSVISLFQSLGNTFANSVWEELLQSRSAIQVDLVPTGLSKSDKPLMFFFPKPCQSDSLSVKEKFIHAKYAEKLFVRRPKDNRLSVAQQIWEAVHANDKKXVYRYIVNSDVDVNVAYEQMCNSSLTLAKVMLLQEQTSHDHSSTLAGNTLDWSSSKEGPVMDNLDGCTLLHLACETADIGMVELLLQYGANVNATDSRGQTPLHRCILKGRSAFARLMLSRGADPRAVDEQGRTPIELAAESNAGEREVHAPLNDSNG, via the exons ATGCAATTCGCCAAGCTCGATGACTCTCCTATGTTCCGCAAGCAG ATACAATGCATGGAGGAAAGTGCTGAATCTTTAAGAGAGagaagtttaaaattttacaaaggaTGTAGAAAATACAC TGAAGGTCTTGGGGAGGCCTACGATGGAGACATTGCATTTGCCAGTGCCCTAGAAACTTTTGGTGGTGGACATAATGACCCAATCAGTGTGGCTTTTGGAG GCCCTGTTATGACCAAATTCACCATAGCCCTAAGAGAAATTGGGACATACAAGGAAGTCCTTCGATCACAG GTTGAGCATATGCTAAATGACAGATTGCTTCAGTTTGTCAATATTGATTTGCAAGAGGTCAAG GAAGCACGGAAACGCTTTGACAAGGCTAGTCTTATATATGACCAG ACTCGGGAGAGGTTTCTGTCACTAAGAAAAGGCACTAAAACTGATGTAGCTACTGCTCTGGAAGAG GAGCTTCATAGTGCAAGATCAACATTTGAGCAAGCTCGATTTAATCTG GTAACGGCCTTGTCAACTGTTGAAGCAAAGAAGAGATTTGAATTTTTGGAAGCAGTCAGTGGGACCATGGATGCACATCTTCGTTACTTCAAACAG GGTTACGAGTTGTTGCACCAAATGGAGCCATATATTAACCAG GTCTTGACTTATGCTCAGCAATCAAGAGAAAGATCCAATTATGAGCAGGCAGCCCTGAATGAAAGAATGCAAGAATACAAACGACAGATTGATCGGGAGAGTAGGTGGTCATCAAATGGTTCTAATGGGTCCCCTAATGGAGATGGTATACAAGCCATTGGTAGAAGTTCACATAAGATGATAGAGGCTGTTATGCAATCTGCTGCAAAGGGAAAG GTTCAAACAATTCGACAAGGTTATCTCTCAAAGCGTTCCTCAAACTTAAGGGGTGACTGGAAGAGGAGATTTTTTGTTCTTGATAGTCGGGGAATGCTGTATTACTATCGTAAGCAGTGCAGCAAATCATCT GGGTCGAGTAGTCAACATTCTGGCCAGAGGAATAGTTCTGAGCTTGGTTCTGGACTTTTAAGTCGATGGCTGTCTTCTCATCACCATGGTGGGGTACATGATGAAAAATCTGTTGCTCACCACACTGTGAACCTGCTTACGTCAACAATCAAAGTAGATGCTGACCAATCAGATTTGAGGTTTTGCTTCCGGATCATTTCACCGACAAAGAACTACACTTTGCAg GCAGAGAGTGCGCTGGACCAGATGGATTGGATTGAAAAAATCACTGGTGTTATTGCCTCACTACTGAGTTCTCAGATCCCTGAAAGG ATGTTGCCTGCAAGCCCAATGGGAAGTGGTCATCATAGGTCTACTAGTGAGAGTAGTTCTTTTGAAAGTTCAGATTTCGATCACTCTGCTGTTGAAGAATGTGCAGCAGATAGAAGTCTTGCTTCTGCACATCTGGAGCGCCCCTCAAGAAGTTTACAACAGCAGCGATCCTGCACTAAAAGTGAGAAGCCGATTGATGTGCTGCGAAGAGTTTGTGGGAATGATAAATGTGCTGATTGTGGTGCTCCTGAACCTGATTGGGCATCACTAAATCTTGGTGTTCTTGTTTGCATTGAGTGTTCTGGTGTGCATCGCAACCTTGGTGTGCACATATCAAAG GTCAGATCTCTTACTTTGGATGTTAAAGTGTGGGAACCTTCTGTCATAAGTTTATTTCAGTCTCTTGGGAATACTTTTGCCAACTCCGTCTGGGAGGAATTATTACAATCAAGAAGTGCCATTCAGGTTGATCTTGTCCCTACAGG CTTAAGCAAGTCTGATAAGCCGCTGATGTTCTTCTTTCCCAAACCTTGTCAATCTGATTCTCTATCAGTGAAGGAAAAGTTCATCCATGCAAAG TATGCAGAGAAGCTTTTTGTTCGCAGGCCAAAGGACAACCGACTCTCGGTGGCACAACAAATCTGGGAGGCTGTTCATGCTAATGACAAAA CTGTATATCGATACATTGTTAATTCTGACGTTGATGTTAATGTTGCTTATGAGCAAATGTGCAACAGTTCCCTAACCCTTGCCAAAGTAATGCTATTACAAGAGCAGACTAGCCATGATCACAGCTCTACTTTGGCCGGCAACACATTGGACTGGTCCTCAAGTAAAGAAGGCCCTGTCATGGACAATCTAGATGGGTGCACCCTACTTCACCTTGCATGTGAAACTGCAGATATTGGCATGGTGGAGCTCCTCCTACAGTATGGTGCAAATGTTAATGCAACTGATTCAAGAGGTCAAACGCCACTACATCGCTGTATTCTCAAAGGCAGATCTGCATTTGCAAGATTAATGCTTTCAAG GGGTGCGGATCCGCGAGCTGTGGATGAGCAGGGAAGAACCCCAATTGAACTTGCTGCTGAGTCAAATGCTGGTGAAAGAGAAGTCCATGCTCCATTAAATGACTCAAATGGATGA
- the LOC114185673 gene encoding trihelix transcription factor ASR3-like codes for MALDQPSNPNAVDGAGNGATPCSAADGADDGRPAARLPRWTRQEILVLIQGKSDAENRFRPGRGSGSAFGLSEPKWALVSAYCKKHGVNREPVQCRKRWSNLAGDYKKIKEWELQVRDETESFWLMRNDLRRERKLPGYFDREVYNILDSPSTAAAATVETPTAAVEAAVDEEVHLYDSNRRVGSDDGLFSDCEKEDVLLSAPAKDVPAPVPISEKQFQPLLQLCEGEGNAEGTTNEKRATPNPEMGSTSQGGRKRKRFSTDTEEESLQSQLIDVLEKNGKMLRDHLETQNTNFQLDRQQQKDTATNIVAVLDKLADALGRIADKL; via the exons ATGGCTCTGGACCAGCCTTCCAACCCCAACGCCGTTGACGGGGCGGGTAACGGCGCCACGCCGTGCTCCGCCGCGGACGGGGCCGACGACGGAAGGCCGGCGGCGAGGCTGCCGCGGTGGACGCGGCAGGAGATTCTGGTGCTGATTCAGGGGAAGAGTGACGCGGAGAACCGGTTCAGACCGGGTCGGGGGAGCGGTTCGGCGTTCGGTTTGAGCGAGCCGAAATGGGCGCTGGTCTCGGCGTACTGCAAAAAGCACGGCGTGAACCGGGAGCCGGTGCAGTGCCGGAAGCGGTGGAGCAACCTCGCCGGCGATTACAAGAAGATCAAGGAGTGGGAGTTGCAGGTCAGGGACGAAACGGAGTCGTTTTGGCTCATGAGGAACGATTTGAGGAGGGAGAGGAAATTGCCCGGTTATTTTGACAGGGAAGTGTATAATATTCTCGATTCTCCATCCACTGCAGCTGCTGCGACGGTGGAGACTCCTACGGCCGCGGTGGAGGCGGCGGTGGATGAGGAAGTGCACCTGTATGATAGTAATCGGAGAGTTGGGAGTGATGATGGTTTGTTCTCTGATTGTGAGAAGGAGGATGTTTTGCTTTCGGCTCCTGCCAAGGATGTTCCTGCACCCGTTCCAATCTCAG AGAAGCAGTTTCAACCACTCCTTCAACTATGTGAAGGAGAAGGCAATGCTGAAG GTACTACCAATGAGAAACGGGCAACCCCAAATCCAGAGATGGGTTCTACATCTCAAGGCGGACGGAAGAGGAAGCGATTTTCAACCGACACAGAGGAGGAAAGTTTGCAAAGTCAATTAATTGATGTCTTAGAAAAGAATGGCAAAATGCTTCGTGATCATCTTGAAACTCAGAATACCAATTTCCAATTGGATCGCCAGCAGCAGAAAGACACTGCAACTAACATAGTTGCTGTACTTGATAAGCTGGCAGATGCTCTAGGGAGAATTGCTGATAAATTGTAG
- the LOC114185500 gene encoding protein MEI2-like 4, which yields MPSETIDYNCFSSSLYSSEDICSSNEASLWKSDNMPKCYDFDQGIKTSLSVQALSHLPDRSKVNIVAPQNESSVFSSSLSELFSRKLRSSANNALYGHSVDTVASHYEEERLFDSLEELEAQIIGNLLPSDDDFLSGMTNELELDHIIQDSSGDDMDELDLFSSVGGMDLGDDNTPSSGQKNSKILDGACNSQLGLCSALIDGEQPYDKHPRTLVVRNINSDVEDSELRSPFEDTPSKKDMNQRTLVVFLYDSSVSDNELHRIFNVYGEIKEIGKSPHDLQHHKLIEYYDSRAAEAALHALNRDDTIRKRLKVEPYLCEDSKQSMAQQIHPELEQKESSLYPGLHGISKPGKMDGGRILGIEPASCTPSVKTAGIHGVSSSVPNSLPSLVRVKSFDNGREITEYDSPGQFNFDIQDASSASHPHFLPEFHDGLANSARRIPPEVAANINLKTQERIESMQFCQVNSNGRFMEFNEFFKSSGNGSFPLPPGHHYKCGNFYQPPEMVWPNSPLYFDGVCPSPTLPRLHGLPRSPSHMMTTVLPINSQHVPSAPFWDRRHTYAGESLGNMQFSGNTTSNCVDFVSCNFFPHFGGNCVDFRILPKNLGLHFHNQKDLMFPGRNHMINSFETHKQRTRSRRTEGVSNLADKKQYELDIDRIKTGEDIRTTLMIKNIPNKYTSKMLLAAIDERHRGTYDFVYLPIDFRNKCNVGYAFINIINPDLIIPFYQVFNGKKWEKFNSEKVASLAYARIQGKAALIAHFQNSSLMNEDKRCRPILFNTDGPNAGDQVPFPVGINIRNKGGRVRSSTQEDIHSLESD from the exons ATGCCTTCTGAAACAATTGACTATAATTGTTTCTCTTCATCGTTGTATTCCTCTGAAGATATTTGTTCTTCTAATGAG GCTAGCTTATGGAAATCAGATAACATGCCGAAATGCTATG ATTTTGATCAAGGAATAAAAACCAGCTTGAGTGTACAAGCGTTATCCCATTTGCCAGATCGTAGCAAAGTCAATATAGTTGCTCCTCAGAATGAGAGTAGCGTCTTTTCAAGTTCTCTGTCGGAATTGTTTAGCAGGAAAC TGAGATCATCAGCAAATAATGCTTTATATGGGCATTCTGTTGACACTGTTGCTTCCCACTACGAGGAAGAAAGACTTTTTGACTCTCTTGAAGAACTTGAGGCTCAAATTATTGGAAATCTACTCCCCAGTGATGATGATTTCCTTTCTGGAATGACAAATGAACTTGAGCTCGACCACATCATCCAAGACAGCTCTGGTGATGACATGGATGAACTAGACCTTTTCAGTAGTGTTGGAGGGATGGATTTAGGAGATGATAATACTCCATCTTCTGGACAAAAGAATTCTAAAATCCTTGATGGAGCTTGTAACAGTCAGCTAGGACTGTGTAGTGCCTTAATTGATGGTGAACAGCCTTACGATAAACACCCTAGAACATTAGTTGTGAGAAACATTAATAGTGATGTCGAAGATTCTGAACTGAGATCTCCTTTTGAG GATACTCCTTCCAAGAAAGATATGAATCAGCGCACCCTTGTGGTCTTTTTGTATGATTCATCTGTTTCGGATAATGAACTTCACCGTATATTCAATGTATACGGAGAAATCAAGGAG ATTGGTAAAAGCCCACATGATCTACAACATCACAAGTTGATTGAATATTATGATTCTAGAGCAGCAGAGGCAGCTCTCCATGCTTTAAATAGAGATGATACTATCAGGAAGAGGCTAAAGGTTGAACCATACCTATGTGAAGACTCAAAACAGAG TATGGCTCAACAGATACATCCAGAACTAGAACAGAAAGAAAGTAGCCTTTATCCAG GTTTGCATGGCATTTCTAAACCTGGTAAGATGGATGGTGGAAGAATTCTTGGTATTGAGCCTGCCTCATGTACACCATCTGTGAAAACTGCTGGTATTCATGGGGTCTCTTCAAGTGTTCCTAACTCCTTACCATCACTGGTCAGAGTTAAATCATTTGACAACGGACGTGAAATTACTGAATACGATTCCCCAGGCcagtttaattttgatattcaaGACGCATCATCAGCTTCTCATCCACATTTTCTCCCAGAATTTCATGATGGTTTAGCTAACAGTGCTCGCCGTATTCCTCCTGAGGTGGCAGCAAACATCAATCTTAAAACacaagaaagaatagaaagcaTGCAGTTCTGTCAAGTAAACtccaatggacgcttcatggAATTCAATGAAT TTTTCAAATCCTCTGGTAATGGAAGCTTCCCTCTTCCTCCTGGCCATCATTACAAATGTGGGAACTTCTATCAGCCTCCTGAAATGGTGTGGCCAAATTCACCTTTATATTTTGATGGAGTTTGTCCATCCCCCACCCTACCAAGGTTGCATGGACTTCCTAGGTCACCATCTCATATGATGACAACTGTTCTACCCATAAATAGCCAGCATGTGCCTTCAGCTCCTTTTTGGGACAGAAGACATACCTATGCAGGGGAATCTCTTGGGAATATGCAATTTTCTGGTAATACAACATCAAATTGTGTTGACTTTGTTTCTTGCAATTTCTTTCCCCATTTTGGGGGAAACTGTGTTGATTTTCGAATCCTCCCCAAGAATCTTGGACTCCATTTTCATAACCAAAAGGACCTAATGTTTCCTGGAAGAAACCATATGATTAATTCATTTGAGACTCACAAACAACGTACTAGAAGCAGGAGAACTGAAGGTGTGTCAAACTTGGCGGACAAGAAACAGTATGAACTTGATATTGACCGCATAAAAACAGGGGAAGATATCCGAACAACACTTATGATAAAGAACATTCCTAACAA GTATACATCCAAGATGTTGTTGGCTGCTATTGACGAACGCCATAGAGGAACTTATGATTTTGTTTACCTACCAATTGATTTCAGG AACAAATGTAACGTGGGATATGCATTCATCAACATAATCAATCCCGACTTGATTATACCATTCTATCAG GTGTTCAATGGAAAGAAATGGGAGAAATTCAACAGTGAGAAAGTGGCATCACTTGCATATGCTCGCATACAAGGGAAAGCAGCACTCATTGCTCACTTCCAAAATTCAAGCTTGATGAATGAGGATAAGCGCTGCAGGCCTATCCTCTTCAATACAGATGGCCCTAATGCCGGTGACCAG GTTCCTTTCCCAGTGGGCATTAATATTCGCAACAAAGGTGGAAGAGTGAGAAGCAGCACTCAGGAGGATATCCATTCATTGGAGTCAGACTAA